Proteins from a single region of Aythya fuligula isolate bAytFul2 chromosome 3, bAytFul2.pri, whole genome shotgun sequence:
- the DDO gene encoding D-aspartate oxidase, which yields MAAPKVAVVGAGLVGLSTALCISEAFPSCPLSVLAEQFSPNTTGDVAAGMLIPHTYPGTPIHVQKQWFKETFAYLFAISNSAEASEAGIHLVSGWQVFKTPPKDEVPFWSDVVLGFRPMSAAELQKFPQHRWGQAFTTLKCDCPPYLLWLERRLRANGVQLRTSKVADLWELRSEYDVVVNCTGVGAQQLVGDRELLPTRGQVLQVHAPWLKHFIRDGDGSTYIYPGIHSVTLGGSREKGSWSLSPDPATTRDIFSRCCSLEPSLQRAEGVRVKVGLRPSRSAVRLQREVLSRGGAELPVVHNYGHGAGGFSVHRGTAKEATRLVGECIAALRGSSCRAKL from the exons ATGGCAGCACCCAAGGTGGCGGTGGTGGGCGCGGGGCTCGTCGGCCTGTCCACCGCGCTCTGCATCTCCGAGgccttccccagctgccccctCAGCGTCCTTGCGGAGCAGTTCAGCCCCAACACGACGGGCGACGTGGCGGCCGGGATGCTCATCCCGCACACTTACCCAG GCACGCCGATCCACGTGCAGAAGCAGTGGTTCAAGGAGACCTTCGCGTACCTTTTTGCCATCAGCAACTCGGCCGAGGCGTCAGAGGCTGGCATCCACCTGGTTTCTGG CTGGCAGGTCTTTAAAACCCCTCCCAAGGACGAGGTGCCTTTCTGGTCTGACGTCGTCCTGGGGTTTCGACCCATGTCCGCGGCGGAGCTGCAGAAGTTCCCTCAGCACCGATGGGGCCAGGCCTTCACCACGCTGAAGTGCGACTGCCCGCCCTAcctgctgtggctggagaggAG gctgaGAGCAAACGGTGTCCAGCTGCGCACCAGCAAAGTTGCAGACCTGTGGGAGCTGCGCAGCGAGTACGACGTCGTGGTCAACTGCACGGGCGTCGGAGCCCAGCAGCTCGTGGGGGACCGGGAGCTGCTCCCCACCAGGGGACAGGTTCTCCAGGTGCACGCTCCTTGGCTGAAACACTTCATCCGGGACGGGGACGGCTCGACTTACATCTACCCGGGGATACACAGCGTAACGCTGGGGGGAAGCCGGGAGAAGGGGAGCTGGAGCCTGTCCCCTGACCCTGCTACTACCAGGGATATTTTCAGCAGATGTTGTTCTCTTGAGCCGTCCCTGCAGCGAGCTGAGGGTGTCAGGGTGAAGGTGGGCCTCAGGCCCTCCAGGTCGGCTGTGAGACTGCAGAGAGAGGTCCTGAGCCGGGGAGGAGCCGAGCTCCCGGTGGTCCACAACTACGGGCACGGGGCAGGTGGCTTTTCGGTGCACAGAGGCACAGCCAAAGAGGCCACTCGGCTGGTGGGAGAGTGCATTGCTGCCCTGCGGGGCTCCTCGTGCAGGGCCAAGCTGTGA